The Halofilum ochraceum genome segment GTCCTGTGACGAAGGCAGCGGGACGGCCGTGCGGCCATCGACCAGGCAGATGAAACTCGCCTCTTCGCCGTCGAGGAAATCCTCGACCACCACGCGTGCGCCGGCGCCCCCGAACGCGCCTCCGAGGATGTCGCGGACGGCCCGCTCGGCGGTGTCCGTGTCGCGGGCGATGATCACGCCCTTGCCGGCGGCGAGGCCGTCCGCCTTGATGACCAGCGGTGCGCCGCGCTCGTGTACCCAGGCGAGCGCCGGGTCGATCGACTCGAAGGTCCGGTACTCGGCCGTCGGGATCTTATGGCGCGCGAGGAAATCCTTGGCGAAGGCCTTGGAGCCCTCGAGTTCGGCCGCCGCCCCGGTCGGCCCGACGATCGGCAGGTCCAGCGCGTGGAATCGATCGGCGATGCCGGCGACGAGCGGGGCCTCGGGGCCGACAACCGTCAGGCCGATGGCCTGATCGCGGGCGAAATCTACCAGTGCGTCGAGGTCGTCGGCGGCGATCGGTACGTTCTCGACGCCGCTCTCCGCCGAGGTGCCCGCGTTGCCGGGGGCGACGAACACGCGTTCGCTTCTCTTCGACAGGGAAAGCTTCCATGCCAGCGCATGTTCGCGGCCACCGCCACCGATCACGAGCACCTTCATGTATTGCCTCCGTCGTTCGTCCCCTCCCCGCAGTCATCGATCGTCACGGCTTCGATCCGGATCGTGTCGCGCGGAACGTTCTGATGGCCGCCACGGCGGGTCGTTTCCACTGCGGCAATGGCGTCGACCACATCCATGCCATCGGTGACCCGGCCGAAGACGGTGTAGCCGGCTTGGTCTTTCTGGCCATCGAGCCGTGCGTTGTCGGTCAGGTTGATGAAAAACTGGGAGGTCGCGCTGTCCGGATCGCTGGTCCGGGCCATCGCGAGCGTGCCGCGGGCGTTGGAGAGCCCGTTGTCGGATTCGTTGGTGATCGGGGCGCGCGTCGGTTTGCGCTCCATGCCCTCGGTCATGCCGCCGCCCTGGATCATGAAACCCGGGATCACGCGATGGAAGATCGTGCCGGCAAAGAACCCGTCACGCGCATAGGTCAGGAAGTTGGCCACCGTCGCCGGCGCCTCCTCGCGATCGAGCGCTATGCGGATGCTGCCGCGATCGGTCTCGATCGTGGCGGGTACGCTACCTTCGGTGCAGGCGTTATCACCGGCTGCGTGGGTTGGGCTGGTCATGATGATGAGTGCTCCGATCGCGGGCAGGATACATCGCAGGGACATGGGGTGTTTGGCTCCGGTTGCGGTTACTAAGCTTCCATGAAGTATTGTCAGGTCTCAGGGCCATTGCGCTGTTGGCTGGCAAGGCGCGGGAGCGAAGGCGTGCTGTCGGCACGTCGAGCGAGCGCAACGCCGCCAGCCGGCAGCGCAATGGCTCCCTGCGGGCGCGCGCTGAGACCTGACAATACTTCATGGAAGCTTAGTATCAATGGCGGAAGTGCCGCATGCCGGTGAAGACCATGATGATGCCGAGTTCCTCGGCCGCGGCGATCACCTCGTCGTCGCGCACAGAGCCCCCTGGCTGGATGACGGCCTTCACGCCCGCGCCGGCAGCGACATCGAGTACGTCGCGAAACGGGATGAACGCATCCGAGGCGATCACCGAACCGGGCGTGGGGATGCCGGCATCGGCGGCCTTGTGGATGGCGATGCGGGCGGAATTGACCCGACTCATCTGGCCGGCTCCGACGCCGACGGTGGCGCCATCACGGGCATACACGATCGCGTTCGACTTCACGGACTTGCAGACCCGCCATGCGAAGAGGAGATCGCGTTCGGTGGCGGCGTCGGGTCCGGTGCGGGTGGCAGTGCGGAGGCCGTCGTCGGCTATCAGCAGGGTGTCCCGGTCCTGCACCAGCAGGCCGCCGGCGACCCCGCGGTAGTCCAGACCACCGGTCATGCCA includes the following:
- a CDS encoding peptidylprolyl isomerase — translated: MTSPTHAAGDNACTEGSVPATIETDRGSIRIALDREEAPATVANFLTYARDGFFAGTIFHRVIPGFMIQGGGMTEGMERKPTRAPITNESDNGLSNARGTLAMARTSDPDSATSQFFINLTDNARLDGQKDQAGYTVFGRVTDGMDVVDAIAAVETTRRGGHQNVPRDTIRIEAVTIDDCGEGTNDGGNT
- the purD gene encoding phosphoribosylamine--glycine ligase → MKVLVIGGGGREHALAWKLSLSKRSERVFVAPGNAGTSAESGVENVPIAADDLDALVDFARDQAIGLTVVGPEAPLVAGIADRFHALDLPIVGPTGAAAELEGSKAFAKDFLARHKIPTAEYRTFESIDPALAWVHERGAPLVIKADGLAAGKGVIIARDTDTAERAVRDILGGAFGGAGARVVVEDFLDGEEASFICLVDGRTAVPLPSSQDHKTRDDGDTGPNTGGMGAYSPAPVVTDAVHERIMREVVEPTVAGMAAEGRPINGFLYAGLMIGADGAPRVLEFNVRGGDPETQPILMRLTSDAVDLFAAAANGRLGSVEPRWDKRAALGVVMAAGGYPEQYRKGDVIRGIDGIDADDVKVFHAGTSREGDEIRTAGGRVLCVTALGRDVAAARERAYAAMAGIDWPDVHYRRDIGHRAIDR